In one Oryza glaberrima chromosome 2, OglaRS2, whole genome shotgun sequence genomic region, the following are encoded:
- the LOC127762437 gene encoding uncharacterized protein LOC127762437, giving the protein MYGGFGRGGQGWSPFDAIRGFPSTPEALMSQIDAAIAATEYARSCAQLDPATASSEPQQAAPPPGGEARVEGEASAAAAACYDAKVADEAYRAACAALGAGRADAAVRSLRVALASCPPEKAAAVAKVRSMLAIASAQLHKQQHQAQQQLQRGVRK; this is encoded by the coding sequence ATGTACGGCGGGTTCGGCAGAGGGGGGCAAGGGTGGAGCCCGTTCGACGCGATCCGCGGCTTCCCGTCGACGCCCGAGGCCCTCATGTCCCAGatcgacgccgccatcgccgccaccgagtACGCCCGCTCCTGCGCGCAACTCGaccccgccaccgcctcctcggaGCCGCAGCAGGCGGCACCGCCGCCCGGGGGCGAGGCGCGTGTGGAAGGggaggcctccgccgccgccgccgcctgctacGACGCGAAGGTCGCGGACGAGGCGTACCgcgcggcgtgcgcggcgcTCGGGGCCGGGAGGGCGGACGCGGCCGTGCGGTCGCTGCGGGTGGCGCTGGCGAGCTGCCCGCCGGAGAAGGCGGCCGCCGTGGCGAAGGTGCGGTCCATGCTGGCCATCGCGTCCGCGCAGCTGCACAAGCAGCAGCATcaggcgcagcagcagctgcaacgCGGCGTCAGGAAGTGA